CATGTGTTTGATTGTAAACAAAAAACCATAATCTGCACAGAAATTACTGATCGCAAAGCAGATATAGAAGGAATAACTTATAAAATCATCAATTTTAATTCTGATGTACCGCAACAGCTGTGTAACATGATGTATGAAGAACAAATACAAAGCGTCATAATCGAAGGTGGATCACAAACACTACAAAGTTTTATTGAAGCTAACCTGTGGGATGAAGCTCGAATTTTTAGAGGCGCGAACTCTTTTACCAAAGGTATAGCCGCACCAAAAATTGTAGGCCACACCCAACAACAAATTCAAATTTTAACCGATCAACTAACCATAGTACGAAATGATTAAAAACATCATATTTGATTTTGGTGACATATTCATCAATCTAGATAAACAAGCTCCTTTATTAGAAATGGCCAAATTCGGATTCACTGAATTAACTCCGGAATTAGATACCATCTTTAAAGAATATGAAATGGGCTTAATGGAGTCCGACGAATTTGTGAATCAACTACAGGCAATTTTTACAAGTGCAACTAAAGAACAAATTAAAGACGCATGGAATTCAATTATCCTAGATTTCCCTGAAGAACGATTAAAGTTCATCGAAAAATTAAAGAACGACAACCAATATCGATTGTTCTTATTAAGCAACACCAATAATTTGCATATAGATAAAGTAAAAGAGTCTATGGGAATAGACCGGTTTAACAGGTTTAAAAACTGCTTTGAAGTTTTCTATCTGTCCCAAGAAATGAAAATGCGTAAACCTAATGCAGATATTTATGAATTTGTTTTAAAAGAAAATAATTTAATTGCTGATGAGACTTTTTTCATTGATGATTCAAAAGAGAATGCAGATAGCGCTTCTAAACTTGGAATTCACTGTTGGAACCTGCAAGTAGGCAAAGAAGATGTACTCGAAACTTTAAGGCATCTCTAAATGTTGTATTTAGCACTTAGCATTCTATTTTCAAGTTTAATTTTCGTCATTTTTAAATTATATGTCAAATATGAAGTTCAAACGATATATGCAATAATCACCAATTATTTTATTGCTTGTACTGTTGGACTAATCTACTATAAAGCGCCAATAGACCTTGCCGTCATACCTCAAAAAAGTTGGTTTTGGGGAAGCATTGCCCTAGGTCTTCTTTTTATACTTATATTTAATTTGATGGCTGCAACCTCGCAGAAGTTAGGTGTATCTGTTGCTTCTGTCGCCACCAAAATGTCACTTACCATACCGGTTTTATTCGGAGTGTTTTATTATAAAGAATCTCTTGGAGCTTTAGAAATCATAGGAATTGTACTTGCCTTGTTTGCCGTTTATTTTACATCGTTAAAGGAAAAGAAGATAAAAGCGGAGAAATGGGCTTTTGCCTTACCTGTCTTAGTTTTTATTGGTTCGGGTACCATTGATACCAGCATAAAATATTTTCAAGATGCACATATGCCAGAAGATGAATATGCACTATTCTCTGCTACGGTTTTTGCATCCGCAGGAATATTCGGTTTATTTTTCATCGGATTCAAATCTACCCAACAGCGATTAAAAGTAAATTTTAAAAATTTAATTGGCGGTGTATGCTTGGGAATACCTAATTATTTTTCCATCTACTTTTTATTAAAAGCGCTACAACATCCTACTTGGAACAGTGCATCGGTTTTTACTATCAACAATGTGGCAATAGTAATGTTCTCAACTTTATTGGGCATTTTACTTTTTTCAGAACGCTTAACGGTCAAAAACTGGTTGGGAATAGGATTGGCTATATTTAGTATTATTCTGGTCGCATTTGGTCAGCAATTAAGGACTTTCCTTTAAATTAAACCTTCTAATGGATACCTACAGAACTATCTCTAAACCATCTGAGCCTATTATGTTCAAAGAGCGAAAGAGCAAGTTTTATTGCTATTGCTTTCCGGTTTCTGATGAAGACACTATTAAAGAACATATCGAAGCGTTAAGAAAAGAGTACCCAACCGCAAATCATGTATGTTACGCTTGGCAAATGGGTGTTGAGACCAAATCATATAGAGCAAATGACGATGGCGAACCAAACAACTCTGCCGGCATGCCCATTTATGGTCAACTACAATCTTTTGACGTAACTAATACCTTGGTGGCCGTAGTTCGTGTTTTCGGCGGTACAAAATTAGGTATTGGGGGATTAATAAGTGCGTACAAAGAAGCAGCTAAGTTAGCTTTAGAAAATGCTGCTATAATTACCAAAGTCCTACAACAACAATTATCAGTTACTTTTGAATATTCAGAAATGGATATTGTTATGCGTTTGGTAAAAAAACATCAATTGAATATAGTATCGCAAGATTTACATCTTAAATGTAAAATGATTCTGTCTATCAATAAAAGTGATTTCATGAAAACATTGAAACTTTTAAAGGCTCATCATAAACTGGATATAAAGGAAATTGTGTAGTTTCTAATACTTCAATTTATCTAAA
The genomic region above belongs to Maribacter hydrothermalis and contains:
- a CDS encoding IMPACT family protein — its product is MDTYRTISKPSEPIMFKERKSKFYCYCFPVSDEDTIKEHIEALRKEYPTANHVCYAWQMGVETKSYRANDDGEPNNSAGMPIYGQLQSFDVTNTLVAVVRVFGGTKLGIGGLISAYKEAAKLALENAAIITKVLQQQLSVTFEYSEMDIVMRLVKKHQLNIVSQDLHLKCKMILSINKSDFMKTLKLLKAHHKLDIKEIV
- a CDS encoding HAD family hydrolase, producing MIKNIIFDFGDIFINLDKQAPLLEMAKFGFTELTPELDTIFKEYEMGLMESDEFVNQLQAIFTSATKEQIKDAWNSIILDFPEERLKFIEKLKNDNQYRLFLLSNTNNLHIDKVKESMGIDRFNRFKNCFEVFYLSQEMKMRKPNADIYEFVLKENNLIADETFFIDDSKENADSASKLGIHCWNLQVGKEDVLETLRHL
- a CDS encoding DMT family transporter, with translation MLYLALSILFSSLIFVIFKLYVKYEVQTIYAIITNYFIACTVGLIYYKAPIDLAVIPQKSWFWGSIALGLLFILIFNLMAATSQKLGVSVASVATKMSLTIPVLFGVFYYKESLGALEIIGIVLALFAVYFTSLKEKKIKAEKWAFALPVLVFIGSGTIDTSIKYFQDAHMPEDEYALFSATVFASAGIFGLFFIGFKSTQQRLKVNFKNLIGGVCLGIPNYFSIYFLLKALQHPTWNSASVFTINNVAIVMFSTLLGILLFSERLTVKNWLGIGLAIFSIILVAFGQQLRTFL